A region from the Salicibibacter cibarius genome encodes:
- a CDS encoding IS4 family transposase yields MRGKTKEIEKVIQTHSFSIDSIIRDVMKTFNFRSLCHKVGFKKEQGYPVADIITLLLVFPLMLLNSVNAFYKSGYKQVTKMQKDTIYRLKNHARMPWRNLLLHVSKQFQSLVNPDQDVDDKSAFIFDDTMDERVGRRIEEVSYVHDHVAGRKKSKATLGFKNLTMGLFDGKSFNPLDFSLHSEKKLYKKQRKEQYQKKRDPRSNGAKRKKECDVDKITNAIRMLKRAVKHGFKAKYVLVDSWFASKDFIRTCRGVKDGAMHVICAVRKDWRKYRYQGKDMHAKELLKTLKSEGKEKRCRKRNTRYYEVTVYYPGIDETVKLFFCRFPYQKEWRLYLSTDISLSFIETMDIYSVRWTIEVFFRETKQHLRLGKCQSQDFDAQIAHVTTTYILYAILSYFRRVNDYETLGGLFEEMKDDMVEKNMAQRLWEMFDELLDVIIAAISKSGAVDIHAFKTSEEYQYIKTLFEDSFLGHQLFDDDNVA; encoded by the coding sequence ATGCGGGGAAAAACCAAAGAGATTGAAAAAGTGATTCAAACTCATAGTTTTTCAATTGATTCAATTATAAGGGATGTTATGAAAACGTTCAACTTTCGTTCCCTTTGTCACAAGGTCGGATTCAAGAAAGAGCAAGGATATCCGGTTGCAGATATCATCACCTTACTATTGGTGTTTCCACTGATGCTTTTGAACAGCGTCAATGCCTTCTACAAAAGTGGATACAAACAGGTCACCAAAATGCAAAAGGATACGATTTATCGCTTGAAAAACCACGCCCGGATGCCTTGGCGCAACCTGCTTCTTCATGTGTCTAAGCAGTTTCAATCTTTGGTTAACCCTGATCAGGACGTGGACGATAAGTCGGCTTTTATCTTTGATGATACGATGGACGAGCGTGTTGGCCGCCGGATTGAAGAGGTTTCTTACGTCCACGACCATGTGGCCGGACGCAAGAAATCCAAAGCAACGCTCGGGTTCAAAAATCTCACCATGGGACTCTTTGATGGGAAAAGCTTTAACCCGCTTGATTTCAGTCTTCATTCTGAAAAGAAGCTATACAAGAAACAGCGGAAAGAGCAATATCAAAAGAAGCGTGATCCTCGCTCAAACGGTGCCAAGCGCAAGAAGGAATGCGATGTCGACAAAATCACGAATGCGATACGTATGCTCAAAAGAGCGGTGAAGCACGGTTTCAAAGCCAAGTATGTTCTCGTAGACAGTTGGTTTGCCAGCAAGGACTTTATCCGCACGTGCAGAGGGGTCAAAGATGGAGCGATGCACGTCATTTGTGCTGTCCGCAAGGACTGGAGAAAGTACCGTTACCAAGGGAAAGACATGCATGCGAAGGAACTGCTGAAAACCCTGAAAAGCGAAGGAAAAGAAAAACGTTGCCGCAAACGCAATACGCGTTATTATGAAGTCACCGTCTACTATCCCGGGATCGATGAAACCGTCAAATTGTTTTTTTGCCGCTTTCCGTACCAAAAAGAGTGGCGACTGTATCTCTCTACAGATATCAGCTTATCATTCATTGAAACCATGGACATTTATTCGGTTCGTTGGACGATCGAAGTTTTTTTCAGAGAGACGAAACAGCACCTTCGTCTGGGGAAATGCCAATCCCAAGATTTCGACGCGCAAATCGCCCATGTAACAACCACCTACATCCTGTATGCCATTTTGTCTTATTTCCGACGAGTCAACGATTACGAAACCTTGGGAGGGTTATTTGAAGAGATGAAAGACGACATGGTGGAGAAAAATATGGCACAACGGTTATGGGAAATGTTTGATGAGCTCCTGGACGTGATTATCGCAGCCATCTCAAAATCAGGAGCGGTCGATATTCATGCCTTTAAGACGTCTGAGGAATACCAATACATCAAAACCCTTTTTGAAGACTCATTTTTGGGCCATCAGCTATTTGACGACGATAATGTCGCTTAA
- a CDS encoding DUF3221 domain-containing protein: MKIILLVLSMAFLVSCYVEDTNGEYDSSTGIGTGNGNDNEASDYEGIVIDKDEEEQRFLVFEGVDEADVEDVMGDADRATQEIDYDSAVWLSHADDITFEALQEGQSVEVWVDGGIQESDPAQAEVGEMVAEDELNEDVEIDDE, encoded by the coding sequence ATGAAAATCATATTGCTCGTCCTATCAATGGCGTTTTTGGTTAGTTGCTATGTGGAAGATACAAATGGGGAATATGACAGCAGCACTGGTATTGGCACCGGCAATGGCAACGACAACGAAGCCTCGGATTATGAAGGTATTGTCATTGATAAGGACGAAGAGGAGCAACGCTTTCTCGTTTTTGAAGGCGTTGACGAGGCAGATGTTGAAGATGTAATGGGAGATGCTGATCGTGCCACTCAAGAAATTGATTACGATAGTGCGGTCTGGCTGAGTCATGCCGACGATATTACGTTTGAGGCACTACAAGAAGGACAATCCGTTGAAGTGTGGGTTGATGGTGGCATTCAAGAATCTGACCCTGCTCAAGCTGAAGTCGGTGAAATGGTCGCGGAAGATGAATTAAATGAAGACGTGGAGATTGATGATGAATAA
- a CDS encoding ABC transporter permease subunit — protein MLNKALLKKDLKPSTMILLILTVLFVIQYPLRTILELEHLRLLESDVSHVFSSRLDSFVQDIFAGNALSLLSVIVIVVMGGMFIGLERNTRRHNFSLSLPFSRQKLFVTKASIGLGAITVIMGVNCLVAYVIIGFSEYRDALVNFSFMEMFLVPLLAYLAIFAFTLLMGTISGEMISQVVLSFIFLIFPFGFATLLTAFLTGHFGNLGTLTTHFDEWITIFVLPFHVMVDFGSFPEIPTGMQLAVSLPIIVISLVIGIKLYEKGKSERNGEFLLFTPLKPVFLVGIVGCFAMLGGMIFSVFGDPAGATIPFYWLGAIVIGGLALLITKRLLQMNVTMKNN, from the coding sequence TTGCTGAATAAAGCTTTACTTAAAAAAGACTTAAAACCGTCTACGATGATCCTTCTTATTTTAACGGTCCTATTTGTGATTCAATACCCGTTGAGAACCATACTGGAGTTGGAACATTTAAGGTTGTTAGAGTCCGATGTGTCACACGTATTTTCCAGTCGATTAGACAGCTTTGTTCAGGATATCTTCGCAGGAAATGCACTTTCATTGTTGTCGGTCATAGTAATTGTTGTCATGGGCGGGATGTTTATTGGCTTAGAGCGAAATACACGCCGACACAACTTTAGTCTTTCATTGCCATTTTCCAGGCAGAAACTTTTCGTTACGAAAGCCAGTATCGGCCTTGGTGCCATTACGGTCATCATGGGTGTTAACTGCTTGGTTGCCTATGTGATTATAGGTTTCTCGGAATATCGCGATGCGCTTGTGAATTTTAGCTTTATGGAAATGTTTCTAGTTCCCTTGCTGGCTTATTTGGCGATCTTTGCTTTTACGCTATTGATGGGAACGATATCAGGGGAGATGATTTCCCAGGTTGTTTTGAGTTTTATATTTTTGATATTCCCCTTTGGCTTTGCCACATTATTGACTGCCTTTTTAACCGGACATTTTGGGAATTTAGGAACGTTAACGACGCACTTTGATGAATGGATTACGATATTCGTATTGCCATTTCATGTGATGGTGGACTTTGGTTCTTTTCCTGAGATTCCAACGGGGATGCAGTTGGCCGTCTCTTTGCCTATTATAGTGATCAGCTTAGTGATTGGCATAAAACTGTATGAAAAAGGAAAAAGCGAACGCAACGGTGAATTTCTGTTATTCACCCCTTTAAAACCGGTTTTCCTTGTCGGCATCGTCGGTTGCTTCGCGATGTTAGGAGGCATGATTTTCAGCGTATTCGGAGATCCTGCCGGAGCAACCATTCCGTTTTATTGGCTGGGAGCGATTGTTATTGGCGGATTGGCTCTATTGATCACAAAACGCTTATTGCAAATGAATGTAACGATGAAAAATAACTAA
- a CDS encoding ABC transporter ATP-binding protein — protein MIQVQNVSKTMGNQQVLTDITFTVGKGTITGIVGRNGAGKTTLLRTMVTVVDPDRGTISVNGEDVFAKPEAKASILYVDDSVEALKNYSVSNVVSLYADIYQNFDRDYFQELMDRFQMPKTKKVKHYSKGRKALFSLILAFAAKPEYVLRDEPTDGLDVIMKKEIMRFMLDEVAKEEVSIIIATHRLDELDSLADQILILTEGEITEAFQLDEVRDIYKKWQVVYREKMPDSLSDHFYILQQSGRAYTCLAEGNLQELEVELQKTEPLLYEELPLTLEDLFVAKLGGEHIAE, from the coding sequence ATGATACAGGTACAAAACGTTTCCAAAACGATGGGAAACCAACAAGTATTAACAGACATAACATTTACCGTCGGGAAAGGAACGATTACCGGAATTGTCGGTCGAAACGGTGCCGGGAAAACGACATTGTTACGGACGATGGTTACCGTTGTGGATCCCGACCGGGGAACGATTTCGGTGAACGGTGAGGATGTATTTGCAAAGCCTGAAGCAAAAGCGTCCATTCTGTACGTAGACGATAGTGTCGAGGCTTTGAAAAATTATTCCGTTTCCAATGTCGTGTCATTATATGCAGATATTTATCAGAACTTTGATCGTGATTATTTTCAGGAATTAATGGATCGGTTCCAAATGCCAAAAACGAAAAAGGTGAAACATTATTCGAAAGGTCGAAAAGCGTTGTTTTCGCTCATTCTTGCGTTTGCTGCTAAGCCTGAATACGTCCTCCGCGATGAGCCGACCGACGGGCTTGATGTCATTATGAAAAAAGAGATCATGCGTTTTATGCTCGATGAAGTGGCAAAAGAAGAGGTTTCTATCATTATCGCCACCCATCGCCTGGATGAGTTGGACAGTTTGGCCGATCAAATTTTAATTCTCACTGAAGGGGAGATTACAGAAGCGTTCCAGCTAGATGAGGTACGTGACATTTATAAAAAATGGCAGGTCGTCTACCGTGAAAAAATGCCGGACTCGCTTTCGGATCACTTTTATATTTTACAGCAATCGGGACGGGCGTACACGTGTCTGGCGGAAGGAAATCTTCAAGAGTTGGAAGTCGAGTTGCAGAAAACCGAGCCCTTATTATACGAAGAACTGCCATTAACTCTGGAAGATCTATTCGTGGCCAAGCTAGGGGGCGAGCATATTGCTGAATAA
- a CDS encoding GntR family transcriptional regulator: MLSIDPRSRDPIYRQIINQIKEQVARGVLKVDDKIPSVRELSTQIVVNPNTVSKAYQELEREGIIVTMRGRGTFITEQVPGEILTKDIESVRTKLKQVVLEGYYAGIEKEVMQDWVAWYYKQFGGKS, encoded by the coding sequence ATGCTATCCATTGATCCACGGAGTAGAGATCCGATTTACCGCCAGATTATCAATCAAATTAAGGAACAAGTGGCTCGCGGGGTGTTAAAGGTAGATGACAAAATCCCGTCCGTACGGGAATTATCCACACAAATCGTCGTCAATCCGAATACAGTCAGCAAGGCCTATCAAGAACTGGAGCGGGAGGGCATCATCGTAACGATGCGCGGGAGAGGGACGTTTATCACAGAGCAAGTGCCTGGGGAAATTCTAACGAAAGATATCGAATCGGTGCGGACAAAGCTTAAGCAGGTGGTCCTCGAAGGATACTACGCCGGGATAGAAAAAGAAGTGATGCAAGACTGGGTCGCTTGGTACTACAAACAATTTGGGGGAAAGTCATGA